The following coding sequences are from one Mycolicibacterium aichiense window:
- a CDS encoding TetR/AcrR family transcriptional regulator, giving the protein MSQSPAPRVYKPAAVRRGEIIAAAAIEFAETGLAGTRLEAIAARAEVSHPRIVQMFGSKRELFLEVVTWVFDRVSEAFVSTATAHQANSGPALVALGDAYRRLLQRDRTVALVLLHAYAAAGDPVVRDEVAARYLTLQQTITDLTGADAMGVRTFVATGLLVTVSSALALPGKRTDAQWGGWLLELVTPVVTGRH; this is encoded by the coding sequence ATGAGCCAATCTCCGGCTCCTCGGGTGTACAAGCCGGCGGCGGTTCGCCGCGGCGAAATCATCGCCGCGGCCGCGATCGAGTTCGCCGAAACTGGTTTGGCTGGAACACGATTGGAGGCGATCGCGGCGCGTGCGGAGGTCTCTCATCCGCGCATCGTGCAGATGTTCGGCTCGAAGCGGGAACTCTTCTTGGAAGTCGTCACCTGGGTGTTCGATCGCGTCAGTGAAGCGTTCGTGTCGACCGCCACGGCCCACCAGGCGAACTCCGGTCCGGCCCTCGTCGCGCTCGGCGATGCCTACCGCCGCCTGCTGCAGAGAGACCGCACCGTCGCGCTGGTGCTGCTGCATGCGTATGCCGCGGCGGGCGACCCCGTTGTGCGCGACGAGGTGGCGGCCCGCTATCTGACACTGCAGCAGACCATCACGGACCTCACCGGCGCCGACGCCATGGGCGTCCGGACCTTCGTCGCAACCGGGCTTCTGGTCACTGTGTCCAGCGCATTGGCGCTACCCGGAAAACGCACCGACGCGCAGTGGGGCGGTTGGCTGCTGGAATTGGTCACACCGGTCGTCACTGGCCGGCACTAG
- a CDS encoding nuclear transport factor 2 family protein, whose translation MTVISPAAISDPPTVKDFCRRWATAWNDHDGDAVAALCAEDLVYDEPALGQTVYGREPIKNFVTEMARTFPDNTFALEGLFADVSRRAVLVAWKFTGTVARTGAVVEFHGDDRLEFNEDGLITTYRCLYDNELVKRQIRGTERR comes from the coding sequence ATGACAGTGATCAGCCCGGCCGCGATTTCCGATCCCCCCACAGTGAAGGACTTCTGCCGAAGGTGGGCCACCGCATGGAACGATCACGACGGCGACGCCGTCGCCGCGCTGTGCGCCGAAGACCTGGTCTACGACGAACCGGCGCTGGGCCAGACGGTGTATGGGCGCGAGCCGATCAAGAACTTCGTGACCGAGATGGCACGCACCTTCCCCGACAACACCTTCGCGCTCGAGGGCTTGTTCGCCGACGTCTCCCGGCGCGCCGTGCTGGTGGCGTGGAAGTTCACCGGCACGGTCGCCCGTACCGGCGCCGTCGTCGAGTTTCACGGCGATGATCGGCTGGAATTCAACGAGGACGGCTTGATCACGACCTACCGGTGCCTCTACGACAACGAACTGGTCAAGCGCCAGATCCGGGGTACCGAACGACGATGA